In one window of Agrobacterium larrymoorei DNA:
- a CDS encoding Ppx/GppA phosphatase family protein, producing MGRQRHAFGLLRGGVDKTVIDPGSGVKPPESGASVAEKGKAKRSRRGKGKRGGKNRPASALPQLHMADSRPDSPPSGNLEPGSEARKRKRRRRSRGQGGQQPSTPANAEAQKPGIALRSEQAPAPGKRKARNRKRTHRDPQGRPLVPNHAPRPAAKQNGAAGHGSSGGLDTQHASHGRHPGTRDAYEGGADMYAALDLGTNNCRLLIAQPTRPGQFRVVDAFSRIVRLGEGLVSTGRLSDDAMDRAVEALRICASKLSGRPIRRMRLIATEACRAATNGEEFLTRVTRETGLQLEIISRETEARLAVSGCSSLVGREARSVVLFDIGGGSSEIAVIRVNENRSNRLANHITHWTSLPVGVVTLSERHGGRDVTPEIFSAMVNEVEGLLEAFHCPPINGQSAQEDFHLIGTSGTVTTLAGVHLDLPRYDRRKVDGLWLSDAEVTAMQDKLLAWDFAGRAANACIGPDRADLVLAGCAILEAIRRRWPARRMRVADRGLREGLLTDMMADDGAWRRNKIRRAQTGGRTERKG from the coding sequence ATTGGACGCCAGCGGCATGCCTTCGGGCTTTTGCGCGGCGGAGTGGATAAAACAGTGATTGACCCCGGCAGCGGCGTAAAGCCGCCGGAATCAGGGGCGTCGGTGGCAGAAAAAGGGAAGGCGAAGCGTTCCCGTCGTGGCAAGGGCAAGCGAGGCGGCAAGAACCGTCCGGCTTCTGCTTTGCCGCAACTGCATATGGCCGATTCCCGTCCGGATTCCCCACCTTCTGGCAATCTCGAGCCTGGCTCGGAGGCGCGCAAGCGCAAGCGGCGCAGGCGTTCCCGCGGGCAGGGCGGTCAGCAGCCATCTACACCGGCGAATGCAGAAGCTCAGAAGCCTGGCATTGCCTTGCGATCTGAACAAGCACCTGCTCCCGGAAAGAGAAAAGCGCGAAATCGCAAACGCACCCACCGCGATCCGCAGGGAAGGCCGCTGGTTCCGAACCATGCGCCGCGTCCCGCCGCAAAGCAGAATGGTGCGGCAGGTCATGGCTCTTCAGGAGGGCTTGATACCCAGCATGCTTCCCATGGGCGACATCCCGGTACTCGCGATGCCTATGAAGGCGGCGCGGATATGTATGCCGCGCTCGATCTCGGCACGAACAATTGCCGTCTTCTGATCGCGCAGCCGACACGACCCGGCCAGTTCCGGGTTGTGGATGCGTTTTCGCGGATCGTTCGCCTTGGGGAAGGCCTCGTCTCCACCGGCCGTTTGTCCGATGATGCCATGGACCGTGCCGTCGAGGCCTTGCGCATCTGCGCTTCGAAGCTTTCGGGCCGCCCGATCCGCCGCATGCGCTTGATTGCGACGGAAGCGTGCCGTGCGGCTACCAATGGCGAAGAGTTTCTAACCCGCGTAACGCGCGAAACGGGCCTCCAGCTCGAGATCATCAGCCGCGAGACGGAAGCACGGCTTGCGGTGTCAGGCTGCTCCTCGCTGGTAGGGCGGGAAGCGCGCTCGGTGGTGCTTTTCGATATCGGTGGCGGCTCGTCGGAAATCGCAGTTATCCGCGTGAACGAGAATCGCTCGAACAGGCTTGCCAACCACATCACGCACTGGACCTCGCTTCCGGTCGGCGTTGTCACCCTGTCCGAGCGCCATGGCGGTCGGGATGTGACGCCCGAAATATTCTCCGCCATGGTCAACGAAGTGGAAGGGCTGCTCGAGGCATTTCATTGCCCGCCGATCAATGGCCAGTCCGCGCAGGAAGATTTTCACCTCATCGGAACCTCTGGCACCGTGACCACGCTTGCAGGCGTGCATCTCGATCTGCCTCGCTATGATCGCCGCAAGGTGGATGGGCTGTGGCTTTCCGATGCCGAGGTGACGGCGATGCAGGACAAGTTGCTGGCCTGGGATTTCGCCGGGCGTGCGGCCAATGCCTGCATCGGGCCGGACAGGGCCGATCTGGTTCTGGCCGGGTGCGCCATTCTGGAGGCGATCCGCAGGCGTTGGCCCGCGCGGCGCATGCGTGTAGCAGACCGGGGGCTTCGCGAAGGTCTCCTGACCGATATGATGGCAGATGATGGCGCATGGCGCCGAAACAAGATACGCCGTGCCCAGACAGGTGGCCGGACAGAGCGGAAGGGTTGA
- a CDS encoding ATP-binding protein, with protein sequence MPAVQYPFIDIAVHERVREKFAGGEAMALFSMDMKNALWANGRGAALFGTPLIYDLLEHGPKAQDVTFRQLAGAASRLAKIGDRQQFTIRVLSGFRSVAVAAIAEVIEAEPGQPAILFSAALDQAQPSLKERARRMIEGFDDADIHMAVLDDSANIIAASDGFAALGIAPQTARTLISMASGQEGKLVKRPVPTGKGYLPAATGQLTRDPALNLVFVVETALGTLDPSSDFVQESAEPKVEPIIPQAEAENLRKAEFASVLDAVAEIEEVSEPEDIDGSDDEAVADDTLAASSQELETEAQDNVEELVAPSDSADAEISSDSAEEVAVATAEPQQELALEQKAPANVEKAEPVVEQTPPGAVQPFAFNPNGRASRFVWKIDANGRFSSISHEFADAVGQKAAAVEGMSFSDLAALFNLDPEGKIAELLNRRDTWSGKTIYWPVEGTSLVVPIDLAALPTYTRSREFDGFRGFGIVRIADAVEDPNAVGLALSGESEHSEQPEQDIPEDETVLYTLPDDTEAVVEENELLEAEPEIEDASINEAEAYPEPPQSYEPPETEVPVLKITETPGRRYSDKVVRFEEHRNRVRDGLSASEEAAFREIGRTLKPVESSEDKPVETEALSQVEIQEEHTQQDAPTQHDTVDAVPTSTEAPAAIEADEDDFADYTRGDEPVAFTHIPSSSRVTAEEEEPKDDGEEEAEKALSVETLAIRHASSLTAEIVDQMPLALLIHSGDRLFHANPEFLRLTGYADIDELADVGGLDALLQRDDLQADSDHTGGMIAVTAENDLVPVRAKLQSVRWDDAGALMLSLIPTEMVAPASLPANENQAEALPPENIEAEDAANVTKMKGEIEELHSILETATDGVVLVGEDGNIRSLNRSANALFNYDTGEIANKPFVTLFAHESQRAVLDYLSGLANNGVASVLNDGREVIGREASGGFLPLFMTIGRLKSTNGYCAVIRDITQWKRTEEDLRNAKRAAETANAHKTDFLARVSHEIRTPLNAIIGFADMMATERFGPVGHPRYIEYSNDIVRSGRHVLDIVNDLLDISKIEAGQMDVDFRAVSLNETIAEAVSIVQPQANNQRVIIRTALSQSVPQIVADLRSIKQILLNILSNAIKFTPSGGQIVVSTAYEANGSVTMRIRDTGIGMTRSELEQAMKPFRQVSASSSRVRGDGTGLGLPLTKAMVDANRANFSITSTPNEGTLVEISFPSQRVLAN encoded by the coding sequence ATGCCCGCCGTTCAATATCCGTTTATCGACATTGCAGTGCATGAGCGCGTGCGTGAAAAATTCGCTGGCGGCGAAGCCATGGCGCTTTTTTCCATGGATATGAAAAACGCGCTCTGGGCCAATGGGCGCGGGGCAGCGCTTTTCGGCACGCCGCTGATCTATGATTTGCTCGAGCATGGTCCGAAGGCGCAGGATGTCACCTTCCGCCAGTTGGCTGGTGCGGCAAGCCGCCTTGCCAAGATCGGCGACCGGCAGCAATTCACCATCCGCGTTCTTTCCGGTTTTCGCAGCGTTGCCGTAGCAGCCATCGCAGAAGTGATCGAAGCCGAGCCAGGCCAGCCAGCCATCCTCTTTTCCGCAGCACTCGATCAGGCGCAGCCATCGCTCAAAGAGCGTGCGCGCCGCATGATCGAGGGTTTCGATGACGCCGATATTCACATGGCGGTGCTGGATGACAGTGCCAATATCATTGCCGCGTCCGATGGTTTTGCAGCCCTTGGTATCGCGCCGCAAACGGCAAGAACGCTGATTTCCATGGCATCCGGCCAGGAGGGCAAGCTGGTCAAAAGACCTGTGCCCACCGGTAAGGGCTACCTTCCCGCTGCCACAGGCCAGCTGACGCGAGATCCCGCACTTAATCTGGTGTTCGTGGTTGAGACGGCGCTCGGTACGCTCGATCCTTCTTCCGACTTCGTGCAGGAGAGTGCCGAGCCGAAGGTGGAGCCGATCATTCCCCAGGCCGAGGCGGAAAATCTTCGCAAAGCGGAATTTGCCAGCGTTCTGGATGCCGTTGCCGAAATCGAGGAAGTGTCCGAGCCAGAGGACATTGATGGGAGCGATGACGAGGCTGTTGCGGATGACACGCTTGCGGCTTCTTCTCAGGAGCTTGAGACTGAAGCTCAGGACAATGTAGAGGAACTCGTCGCACCTTCTGATTCGGCAGATGCGGAAATATCTTCTGATAGTGCAGAAGAAGTGGCTGTCGCCACGGCGGAGCCTCAGCAGGAGTTGGCGCTCGAGCAAAAGGCACCTGCCAATGTCGAGAAAGCTGAACCCGTTGTCGAGCAGACGCCTCCAGGGGCTGTTCAGCCTTTCGCTTTCAACCCGAATGGCCGTGCATCCCGTTTCGTCTGGAAAATTGATGCCAACGGTCGTTTCAGCTCCATTTCCCATGAATTTGCCGATGCTGTCGGGCAGAAAGCTGCTGCTGTCGAAGGCATGAGCTTTTCCGATCTGGCGGCCCTTTTCAACCTCGATCCGGAAGGCAAGATCGCCGAGCTTCTGAACCGTCGCGATACATGGTCGGGCAAAACGATCTATTGGCCGGTGGAAGGCACCTCGCTTGTGGTGCCGATTGATCTCGCGGCCTTGCCCACATACACGCGTTCACGCGAATTCGACGGCTTCCGCGGCTTCGGCATCGTGCGAATTGCCGATGCGGTGGAAGACCCGAACGCAGTTGGCTTGGCGCTGAGCGGCGAGAGCGAGCATTCCGAGCAGCCGGAACAGGACATTCCTGAAGACGAGACGGTTCTTTACACTCTGCCTGACGATACCGAGGCGGTTGTCGAAGAAAATGAATTGCTCGAGGCAGAGCCTGAGATTGAGGATGCGTCCATCAATGAGGCTGAAGCCTACCCCGAGCCTCCGCAAAGCTACGAGCCGCCTGAAACGGAAGTTCCGGTTCTGAAAATCACCGAGACGCCCGGTCGTCGCTACTCCGACAAGGTCGTGCGTTTCGAGGAACACCGCAATCGGGTCCGTGATGGCCTGAGCGCCAGTGAGGAGGCTGCGTTCCGGGAAATCGGCCGTACGCTGAAGCCGGTCGAGAGCTCCGAAGACAAGCCGGTTGAGACCGAGGCTTTGTCGCAGGTCGAAATTCAGGAGGAGCATACCCAGCAGGATGCACCGACGCAGCACGATACTGTGGACGCGGTGCCGACATCGACGGAAGCCCCGGCGGCAATCGAAGCGGATGAGGATGATTTCGCGGATTACACGCGTGGTGACGAGCCTGTTGCCTTCACGCATATACCGTCATCCAGCCGCGTGACTGCCGAAGAAGAAGAGCCCAAAGACGATGGCGAGGAAGAGGCTGAAAAGGCCTTGAGCGTCGAGACGCTAGCTATTCGCCACGCCTCCAGCCTGACGGCTGAGATCGTGGATCAGATGCCGCTTGCTCTTCTCATCCATAGCGGCGATAGGCTGTTCCACGCCAACCCGGAGTTTCTGCGCCTGACCGGCTATGCCGACATTGACGAACTGGCCGATGTGGGTGGCCTGGATGCGCTGTTGCAACGGGATGATCTTCAGGCCGATTCGGATCACACCGGCGGTATGATTGCGGTCACTGCGGAAAACGATCTCGTTCCCGTGCGTGCCAAGCTGCAATCGGTTCGCTGGGACGATGCAGGCGCGCTGATGCTGTCGTTGATCCCGACAGAGATGGTGGCCCCGGCTTCCCTTCCCGCCAATGAAAATCAGGCGGAGGCGTTGCCGCCCGAAAACATCGAGGCGGAAGATGCGGCCAATGTTACCAAGATGAAGGGCGAGATCGAGGAGCTTCATTCGATCCTCGAAACCGCCACCGATGGCGTCGTGCTGGTGGGTGAGGACGGCAATATCCGCTCTCTCAACCGTTCCGCCAACGCACTTTTCAACTACGATACCGGAGAGATTGCCAACAAGCCCTTCGTGACGCTGTTTGCGCATGAGAGCCAGCGGGCGGTGCTTGATTATCTTTCCGGGCTTGCCAATAACGGCGTTGCCAGCGTGTTGAATGATGGCCGTGAAGTGATCGGTCGCGAAGCATCCGGCGGCTTCCTGCCGCTGTTCATGACTATCGGCAGGCTGAAATCCACCAATGGTTACTGCGCCGTCATTCGCGATATAACCCAGTGGAAGCGCACCGAAGAGGACCTTCGCAACGCCAAGCGCGCGGCAGAAACCGCCAATGCCCACAAGACGGACTTCCTTGCGCGCGTCAGCCATGAAATCCGCACGCCGCTCAATGCGATCATCGGCTTTGCCGATATGATGGCGACCGAGCGTTTCGGCCCTGTGGGTCATCCGCGCTATATCGAATATTCGAACGACATCGTGCGGTCTGGCCGCCATGTTCTGGATATCGTCAACGATCTTCTGGATATTTCCAAGATCGAAGCGGGCCAGATGGATGTGGATTTCCGCGCGGTCTCGCTGAACGAAACAATTGCGGAAGCCGTGTCCATCGTTCAGCCGCAGGCGAACAACCAGCGTGTGATCATCCGCACCGCTCTATCCCAGTCTGTTCCGCAGATCGTGGCCGACCTGCGCTCGATAAAGCAGATCCTGCTGAACATTCTGTCCAACGCCATCAAGTTCACGCCGTCGGGTGGGCAGATCGTGGTATCCACCGCCTATGAGGCGAATGGCAGCGTCACCATGCGCATTCGCGATACGGGCATCGGCATGACGCGCTCGGAACTGGAGCAGGCCATGAAGCCTTTCCGCCAGGTCTCTGCATCAAGCAGCCGCGTGCGCGGCGATGGCACGGGCCTTGGACTGCCCCTGACGAAAGCGATGGTGGATGCCAACCGCGCCAATTTCTCGATTACCTCAACCCCGAATGAGGGAACTTTGGTGGAAATCAGCTTTCCTTCACAGCGAGTGCTTGCGAACTGA
- a CDS encoding ABC transporter permease — translation MPLIAIFSMALTGGTAGWQHLLANVLPRAGMQTILLLLMTGAFATFFGVLSAWFVSAFEFPFRRLLSFALVLPLAIPSYLAAYAFGEFLDFTGPVQSGIRVLFGYQSIRDYWFPDIRSLGGAVLVLGSVLYPYVYLSARAAFGLQGRVASEAARTLGAGTLRSFLSVQLPMARPAIIVGLALVMMETLNDIGAVEYLGVRTLTFTIYETWLNRGNLAGATQIASILVIIVAALIITERKARSRQRFVAGKATAMAQRSVRIKLSPARGWMATLFCVLPVLSGFAIPVFVLGSYAAKRLDTMADPKLVKALYHSLEVSVPVALLTLLGGFLFAYAQRTNPSSLTRSAIRIGALGYGIPGTVLAIGVLLPLAGFDNALDGLLRTHLNVSTGLLLSGTAIAIIYAHSVRFMTLAEGTIDAGFQKLSPHLDMAARTLGRTRLQTLTGVLLPNIRPGAITASLLVFIESLKELPATIMLRPFSFNTLATLVYESASRSRVQDAALPALIIIAAGLVPVILVSRSLDADT, via the coding sequence ATGCCGCTGATTGCCATCTTCTCCATGGCGCTGACCGGCGGCACTGCCGGATGGCAGCATCTGCTGGCAAATGTGTTGCCGCGTGCGGGCATGCAGACGATTCTGCTTCTTCTGATGACAGGTGCTTTTGCAACTTTCTTTGGCGTGCTGAGCGCATGGTTCGTCAGCGCATTCGAGTTTCCCTTCCGCCGTCTTCTGTCTTTCGCGCTGGTGCTGCCGCTCGCCATTCCATCCTATCTGGCGGCCTATGCTTTCGGCGAATTTCTCGATTTCACCGGGCCGGTGCAAAGCGGCATCCGCGTGCTGTTCGGCTATCAAAGCATCCGCGATTACTGGTTCCCGGATATCCGTTCTCTCGGCGGCGCGGTTCTGGTTCTGGGTTCGGTTCTTTATCCTTATGTGTATCTCTCGGCACGCGCCGCCTTCGGGCTTCAGGGGCGTGTCGCTTCGGAAGCAGCCAGAACACTGGGTGCCGGGACGTTGCGCAGCTTCCTTTCCGTGCAACTTCCCATGGCGCGCCCTGCCATCATTGTCGGTCTCGCCTTGGTGATGATGGAAACGCTGAACGATATCGGCGCCGTGGAATATCTGGGCGTGCGCACGCTGACCTTCACCATCTACGAGACATGGCTCAATCGCGGCAATCTTGCCGGTGCCACACAGATTGCCTCCATCCTCGTCATCATCGTTGCCGCCCTTATCATTACCGAGCGAAAAGCGCGAAGCCGCCAGCGTTTTGTTGCAGGCAAGGCAACGGCCATGGCGCAGCGTTCCGTGCGCATAAAGCTGTCGCCTGCACGCGGCTGGATGGCCACCTTGTTCTGCGTTCTTCCCGTGCTGTCCGGCTTTGCCATTCCTGTCTTCGTGCTTGGCAGCTATGCCGCAAAAAGGCTGGATACCATGGCCGATCCAAAACTGGTCAAGGCGCTGTATCACAGTCTGGAAGTGTCCGTTCCGGTCGCGCTGCTGACATTGTTGGGCGGCTTTCTTTTTGCCTATGCCCAGCGCACCAACCCCTCTTCACTCACCCGCTCGGCCATTCGCATCGGCGCGCTGGGTTACGGCATTCCGGGGACGGTGCTTGCCATCGGCGTGCTGCTGCCGCTTGCCGGTTTCGACAACGCGCTGGATGGCTTGTTGCGCACGCATCTCAATGTTTCGACAGGGCTGCTTCTATCAGGCACGGCCATCGCCATCATTTATGCCCACAGCGTTCGTTTCATGACGCTGGCGGAAGGGACCATCGATGCGGGGTTTCAGAAGCTTTCTCCGCATCTGGACATGGCAGCGAGAACGCTTGGACGCACAAGGCTTCAGACGCTGACGGGCGTGCTGCTGCCGAATATCCGGCCCGGCGCCATTACGGCATCGCTTCTGGTTTTCATCGAATCCCTGAAAGAGCTTCCAGCCACGATCATGCTGCGGCCCTTCAGCTTCAATACCTTGGCAACACTGGTTTATGAGAGCGCCTCGCGCTCGCGTGTTCAGGATGCCGCACTCCCTGCCCTCATCATCATCGCTGCAGGGCTTGTGCCTGTCATTCTTGTTTCCCGCTCGCTGGATGCGGACACATAA
- a CDS encoding acetoacetate--CoA ligase, whose product MTDSKSLWTPSAERIARSPMTHFMHWCEKRYSVEFADYDAFHRWSVESREDFWSAVWTYCGVIGEPGDRVLVDGDDMLKARFFPDAQLNFAENLLVRTGADDAIIFRGEDKVRDRWSWERLRGEVSRLQQAFAAMGIEPGDRIAAMMPNMPETVALMLAATSLGAVWSSCSPDFGEQGALDRFGQIEPKLFIACDGYWYNGKRQDVTPKARAVAETLGVKLLLVPYAGGEGSADAAGGTILYHDVIRDFVAKPLVFTRLPFSHPLYILFSSGTTGVPKCIVHSAGGTLLQHLKEHRLHCELREGERLFYFTTCGWMMWNWLVTGLASGATLCLYDGSPFAPDGNVLFDYAAEEGFAIFGTSAKYIDAVRKAGLEPDKTHDLAKLRLITSTGSPLSPEGFNFVYDGIKKDVQLASISGGTDIVSCFVLGNPVKPVWEGEIQGPGLGLAIDVWDEEGRPVRGEKGELVCTKAFPCQPIMFWNDPDGAKYRAAYFERFDNVWCHGDFAEWTPHGGLIIHGRSDATLNPGGVRIGTAEIYNQVEKLDEVLEALCIGQDWDGDVRVVLFVRLAEGVTLNETLTSTIKNRIRNGASPRHVPAKIIAVADIPRTKSGKIVELAVREVVHGRPVKNKEALANPEALALFEGIEALQH is encoded by the coding sequence ATGACTGACAGCAAATCGCTCTGGACACCCTCTGCCGAGCGCATTGCGCGCTCGCCCATGACGCATTTCATGCACTGGTGCGAAAAGCGCTATTCGGTCGAATTCGCTGACTATGATGCATTTCACCGCTGGTCGGTGGAAAGCCGCGAAGACTTCTGGAGTGCGGTCTGGACCTATTGCGGCGTGATCGGCGAACCGGGCGACCGGGTGCTTGTAGATGGCGACGACATGCTGAAAGCGCGGTTCTTCCCGGACGCGCAATTGAACTTCGCAGAGAATTTGCTGGTCCGAACCGGGGCCGATGACGCCATCATCTTTCGGGGCGAAGACAAGGTGCGGGACCGGTGGTCCTGGGAGCGCCTGCGAGGCGAAGTCTCCCGTCTGCAACAGGCATTTGCCGCAATGGGCATCGAACCGGGAGACCGGATCGCGGCCATGATGCCGAACATGCCGGAGACTGTGGCGCTGATGCTGGCGGCAACCTCGCTTGGCGCCGTCTGGTCATCCTGCTCCCCGGATTTTGGCGAGCAGGGCGCGCTGGATCGTTTCGGCCAGATCGAGCCTAAGCTTTTCATCGCCTGTGATGGCTATTGGTACAATGGCAAGCGACAGGATGTGACCCCGAAGGCGCGCGCGGTGGCGGAGACACTCGGCGTGAAGCTGCTGCTGGTTCCCTATGCCGGTGGCGAGGGTTCAGCCGATGCAGCGGGCGGCACAATTCTCTATCATGACGTCATCCGCGATTTTGTCGCAAAGCCTCTTGTCTTCACCCGTCTGCCCTTCAGCCATCCGCTCTATATTCTCTTCTCGTCCGGCACGACAGGCGTGCCCAAATGCATCGTTCATTCGGCGGGCGGCACACTGCTGCAGCACCTGAAGGAGCATCGCCTCCATTGCGAATTGAGGGAGGGCGAGCGGCTCTTCTACTTCACCACCTGCGGCTGGATGATGTGGAACTGGCTGGTTACCGGCCTCGCCTCCGGCGCAACGCTCTGTCTTTACGATGGCTCACCCTTCGCACCGGATGGCAATGTGCTGTTCGACTATGCCGCAGAGGAAGGCTTTGCCATCTTCGGAACCTCGGCAAAATACATCGATGCCGTGCGCAAGGCCGGTTTGGAACCGGACAAAACCCATGATCTCGCAAAACTTCGGCTAATCACCTCCACCGGCTCACCGCTTTCGCCGGAAGGCTTCAACTTCGTCTATGATGGGATCAAAAAAGACGTACAGCTCGCCTCCATCTCAGGCGGAACGGATATCGTCTCCTGCTTCGTGCTGGGCAACCCGGTCAAGCCCGTCTGGGAGGGTGAAATTCAGGGGCCGGGACTTGGGCTTGCCATCGACGTTTGGGATGAAGAGGGCAGGCCAGTTCGTGGTGAGAAGGGAGAGCTCGTCTGCACCAAGGCCTTCCCGTGCCAGCCCATCATGTTCTGGAATGATCCCGACGGCGCGAAATATCGTGCGGCCTATTTCGAGCGCTTCGATAACGTCTGGTGTCACGGCGACTTTGCCGAGTGGACGCCGCATGGTGGGCTCATCATCCATGGCCGCTCGGATGCGACGCTCAACCCCGGCGGCGTGCGGATCGGCACTGCCGAGATTTACAATCAGGTTGAGAAGCTGGATGAGGTGCTGGAAGCACTCTGCATCGGGCAGGATTGGGATGGGGATGTTCGCGTGGTGTTGTTCGTTCGGCTCGCCGAGGGCGTGACGCTGAACGAGACGCTCACGTCCACCATTAAAAACCGCATCAGAAACGGTGCTTCACCCCGTCACGTTCCGGCAAAGATCATCGCGGTGGCTGATATTCCTCGAACAAAGTCCGGCAAGATCGTGGAGCTGGCCGTGCGAGAAGTCGTCCACGGACGCCCCGTCAAGAACAAGGAAGCGCTGGCCAACCCGGAAGCGCTGGCCCTCTTTGAAGGTATCGAGGCGTTGCAGCACTGA
- a CDS encoding ABC transporter permease, with protein MKRGKLDTTILTICFAFLYIPILVLVIYSFNASKLVTVWGGFSLQWYRSMWSNQGLMDAAWITVRVAILSATIGTILGTLAALSLTRFARFPGRMLFSGMIYAPLVMPEVITGLSLLLLFVSIGVDRGFWTVVIAHTTFTMCYVAIVVQSRLLTFDRSLEEAALDLGCPPVKTFFRITLPLILPAVVAGWMLAFSLSLDDLVIASFTTGPGATTLPIKIYSQVRLGVTPEINAICTILIALVTVGVICASIASKRTELQRMRDEHAAAKG; from the coding sequence ATGAAGCGCGGTAAACTCGACACGACCATCCTCACGATCTGCTTTGCATTCCTCTATATTCCGATCCTCGTTCTGGTGATCTATTCCTTCAACGCATCCAAACTGGTGACGGTATGGGGCGGCTTTTCGCTGCAATGGTATCGCTCCATGTGGTCCAATCAGGGGCTGATGGATGCGGCATGGATCACCGTGCGCGTCGCGATTTTGAGCGCCACCATCGGCACGATCCTCGGCACGCTCGCGGCACTGTCGCTGACGCGTTTTGCCCGCTTTCCGGGCCGTATGCTGTTTTCCGGCATGATCTATGCGCCGCTCGTCATGCCGGAGGTCATTACCGGCCTGTCCTTGCTGCTGCTCTTCGTGTCCATCGGGGTGGATCGCGGGTTCTGGACAGTGGTTATCGCGCATACCACTTTCACCATGTGCTACGTCGCCATCGTGGTGCAGTCGCGTCTTCTGACCTTCGATAGAAGTCTGGAGGAAGCGGCGCTCGATCTCGGTTGTCCGCCGGTCAAGACCTTCTTCCGCATTACCCTACCGCTCATCCTGCCCGCCGTCGTTGCAGGCTGGATGCTGGCCTTTTCGCTGTCGCTGGATGATCTGGTCATTGCCAGCTTCACCACGGGGCCGGGTGCAACGACGCTGCCGATCAAAATCTATTCGCAGGTGCGCCTTGGCGTAACGCCCGAGATCAACGCCATCTGCACAATCCTGATTGCGCTGGTCACGGTGGGTGTCATCTGCGCTTCCATCGCCTCGAAGCGAACGGAGCTTCAGCGGATGAGGGACGAGCACGCCGCCGCCAAGGGCTGA
- a CDS encoding ABC transporter permease subunit has product MAISSPENRQSPTRWLVVAVPYLWLLLFFAAPFFIIVKISLSDTAIAMPPYVPVFEGFSRIGDFLSQLDFENYFFLTEDPLYIEAYLSSLRIAFISTVLLLLIGYPMALAMARAPSHIRPTLVMLVILPFWTSFLIRVYAWIGILKPEGLLTVLFQTVGLLGPDQQVNIFRTEISVFIGIVYSYLPFMVLPLYSALEKLDNTLLEAAADLGCPPWKAFWKITFPLSLPGVIAGSMICFIPITGEFVIPDLLGGAQTLMIGKTLWTEFFGNRDWPLASAVAVLLLLLLVVPIAIFQNQQKKVG; this is encoded by the coding sequence ATGGCGATCTCGTCTCCTGAAAACCGGCAGAGCCCGACGCGATGGCTGGTCGTGGCAGTGCCCTATCTGTGGCTTCTGCTCTTCTTTGCAGCACCTTTCTTCATCATCGTGAAGATTTCGCTCTCCGATACCGCGATTGCGATGCCGCCTTATGTGCCGGTCTTCGAAGGCTTCAGCCGCATCGGTGATTTCCTGTCGCAGCTGGATTTCGAGAATTATTTCTTTCTTACGGAAGACCCGCTTTACATCGAAGCATACCTCTCGTCGCTGCGCATCGCTTTCATTTCGACAGTGCTTCTGCTGCTGATCGGTTATCCCATGGCACTTGCCATGGCGCGCGCGCCGAGCCACATCCGCCCGACGCTGGTAATGCTGGTCATCCTGCCGTTCTGGACCTCGTTCCTGATCCGCGTCTATGCCTGGATTGGTATTCTGAAGCCGGAAGGTCTGCTGACGGTGCTGTTCCAGACCGTCGGTCTGCTGGGGCCGGATCAACAGGTCAACATCTTCCGCACGGAGATTTCGGTCTTCATCGGCATCGTTTATTCCTACCTGCCATTCATGGTGCTGCCGCTTTATTCGGCCTTGGAAAAGCTGGACAATACGCTGCTCGAAGCCGCTGCCGATCTCGGTTGCCCGCCATGGAAAGCCTTCTGGAAAATCACGTTCCCTCTGTCGCTTCCCGGCGTCATTGCCGGTTCGATGATCTGCTTCATCCCGATCACCGGTGAGTTCGTCATCCCTGATCTTCTCGGCGGTGCGCAGACGCTGATGATCGGAAAGACGCTCTGGACCGAATTTTTCGGCAATCGAGACTGGCCACTGGCATCCGCCGTCGCCGTGCTTCTGTTGCTGCTGCTGGTCGTGCCGATTGCGATTTTCCAGAACCAGCAGAAAAAGGTGGGGTGA